In Paenibacillus xylanilyticus, the genomic window GATGAATATAAAAGTGCTCCAGCAGAGCACCCTCCGCCGTAGGCTTCAGTGACACACAACCTACAGACGAACCCTCCAGCTGAATAATCCAGGTATAGATCGGATCGAATGTGTTCCGGAAACGTTCCCGAACCTTCACCTCGTCGTACCTTCCCAATCTGGTCAGATCATCATACAGAACCAGAGCACGCAAATCAGCAAGCCGCTCCACATCTTCCTGCACAGCTTGATGCATCGTTAGTTGGTTCATTGTTACGACCTCCATATCATTACTCCAAGTACCTATTTCTTCGCATATGTACTACTTCTTGCTGACTCTACATCAATTCATTATCCATTTTCTTGGCACGTATAATCTCGCGGATAATCTTCGAACGATTCCAAACGACAAATTTGAAGACGTGTCCATCCTCCATCGTAATTGTAA contains:
- a CDS encoding GNAT family N-acetyltransferase; amino-acid sequence: MNQLTMHQAVQEDVERLADLRALVLYDDLTRLGRYDEVKVRERFRNTFDPIYTWIIQLEGSSVGCVSLKPTAEGALLEHFYIHPDVQGRRIGTEVLQKLLEKDEVRGKRVTLNVLQGSRAKHLYERFGFVVDREDEVDVFMSVQLTED